A part of Balneola sp. genomic DNA contains:
- a CDS encoding M56 family metallopeptidase: protein MIIYLIKSTILLGLLLGLYKLLLENEKMHLFNRFFLLFALAFGLTAPLITFEVKTNTKVAGVDIQQVQSLANEPAEFISESVTPILVPQNEVVSSTPVETTDIQETSTLPAFTLLNAIIFIYGLGVLILFVRLLVGIGEIIKNIRAGEKTKTPSSTLVLLDEAITPQSFLRWVFLSKSDYESGKIGPEIMEHEQTHIRQLHSLDVLLIEILKIVFWFNPVFYWYRNTILLNHEFLADDGALLKSSSTENYQELLLSYSTGKSKAKLESTFGHSSTINRLKMLSKKSSPFKRSAKLFLLMIFLIGVGPACLKTGVQDDNQIPQLARDLVVHIGDDKELRFNDEPTLDSLRIALIRLESQTNLHTAKTSNEKNTQYKIVLSKLNKEFSRKTDSYIEKGLSNDPPSLEELEAEYAYLWGSYSFIVALEGHLTNDSSIRYSSSNYPELVPTPEELLRR from the coding sequence ATGATTATTTATCTAATCAAGTCCACCATACTGTTAGGCTTGTTGCTTGGATTGTACAAGCTATTACTTGAAAATGAGAAGATGCATTTATTCAATCGGTTTTTTCTCCTTTTTGCACTGGCATTTGGACTAACCGCACCGCTTATCACCTTTGAGGTGAAAACTAATACTAAAGTAGCCGGAGTCGATATCCAGCAAGTTCAGTCACTAGCCAACGAACCTGCTGAATTTATCTCGGAATCTGTGACTCCAATTCTTGTTCCTCAAAACGAAGTTGTTTCATCTACTCCTGTAGAAACGACAGATATCCAGGAAACAAGTACTTTGCCCGCCTTCACCCTTCTGAATGCAATTATCTTCATTTATGGTTTAGGAGTTTTAATTCTATTCGTCCGGCTTTTGGTTGGTATTGGCGAAATCATAAAAAACATACGGGCAGGGGAAAAAACGAAAACGCCTTCTTCTACTCTTGTTTTGCTAGATGAGGCCATTACTCCACAATCCTTTTTGCGTTGGGTATTCCTATCTAAATCAGACTATGAATCCGGCAAAATAGGCCCGGAAATTATGGAGCATGAACAAACACATATCCGACAACTTCATTCATTGGATGTGCTTCTGATTGAGATCCTCAAAATTGTATTTTGGTTTAATCCGGTGTTCTACTGGTATAGAAACACCATCCTGTTAAACCATGAATTTTTAGCGGATGATGGAGCGCTTTTAAAAAGCTCTTCAACAGAAAACTACCAGGAGCTGCTTCTTTCTTACTCTACAGGAAAATCGAAGGCTAAGCTTGAGAGTACCTTCGGTCATTCTTCGACTATAAACAGACTTAAGATGCTTTCAAAAAAATCGTCTCCATTTAAAAGATCTGCGAAGTTGTTCTTGTTGATGATTTTTTTGATAGGTGTAGGTCCGGCCTGTTTAAAAACCGGAGTACAAGATGATAACCAAATACCTCAGCTGGCTCGAGATTTAGTGGTTCATATTGGAGATGACAAAGAGCTTCGATTCAATGATGAACCCACGTTAGACAGTTTAAGAATTGCTCTAATCAGGTTAGAATCTCAAACTAACTTACATACTGCAAAAACGAGTAATGAGAAGAATACCCAGTATAAAATAGTCCTGTCAAAGTTGAACAAGGAGTTTAGCCGTAAAACAGATTCCTACATCGAAAAAGGGTTATCGAATGACCCTCCTTCCTTAGAAGAACTTGAAGCAGAGTATGCTTATCTCTGGGGTAGCTATAGCTTTATAGTAGCTCTAGAGGGGCATCTTACCAATGACTCATCAATACGGTATTCCTCAAGTAATTACCCTGAATTAGTGCCTACCCCGGAAGAGCTTTTAAGAAGATAA
- a CDS encoding BlaI/MecI/CopY family transcriptional regulator: MNLSQTEEELMQYLWKLDKAYMSDLLEEYPEPKPAPTTVATLLKRMHEKGFIDYNQRGRSREYFPLVKKADYFGKHVRGLISKFFNNSSAQFASFFASETDLSEKELNELKSIIEKEIERKQQ; this comes from the coding sequence ATGAATCTATCCCAAACCGAAGAAGAACTCATGCAATACCTCTGGAAGCTGGATAAGGCGTACATGAGCGACTTACTTGAAGAGTATCCGGAACCAAAACCCGCCCCAACAACGGTTGCCACCCTGTTAAAGCGGATGCATGAAAAGGGCTTTATCGATTATAATCAGCGAGGGCGGTCAAGAGAGTATTTCCCGCTGGTTAAAAAAGCCGACTACTTCGGTAAACATGTACGGGGATTGATTTCCAAGTTCTTCAATAACTCATCGGCTCAATTTGCTTCCTTCTTTGCTTCAGAAACTGATTTATCAGAGAAAGAACTAAACGAGCTTAAATCAATCATTGAAAAAGAAATAGAGAGGAAACAACAATGA